A portion of the Cryptomeria japonica chromosome 5, Sugi_1.0, whole genome shotgun sequence genome contains these proteins:
- the LOC131056553 gene encoding uncharacterized protein LOC131056553 isoform X1: MGATDSSMGDPLILNSLMDMLKNGQGQQITMMVHEAISKVAPSCVNLVGMKDLAVPSNTSTIMEEDVSRITPTNTDVPNVGSVRVLPPTSEQVSLRSLIDSQSRILRLLPDTPENIPIRQEISEQIQLWERALLESVGPTSDEQEINDKVVDAPIRASTSTQRTTTISSVTTKGTQEVTILLTSEGNVLKDEVGLKFFHFIFHLAEQLFGNTIQIDWRKQSDAKKDELFKDVITAFGNPGFNKEIIVDIARKYMHSKRDNLRSKLTKDLRYPHPAWITDQVTWEELMKDAKFKRKV; the protein is encoded by the exons ATGGGTGCGACCGATTCTTCTATGGGGGATCCTTTGATCTTAAATTCTTTGATGGATATGTTAAAAAATGGACAAGGGCAACAAATTACTATGATGGTGCATGAG GCCATCTCGAAAGTAGCTCCATCTTGTGTAAATCTTGTTGGCATGAAGGATCTAGCTGTGCCCTCCAATACATCTACTATTATGGAAGAG GATGTCTCAAGGATTACTCCAACAAACACTGATGTTCCTAATGTGGGTTCAGTTAGAGTTCTCCCACCAACATCCGAACAAGTTTCCTTGAGGAGTCTCATAGATTCCCAATCAAGAATACTAAGGCTCCTACCAGATACTCCTGAAAATATTCCAATCAGACAAGAAATAAGTGAACAAATTCAGTTATGGGAAAGGGCATTATTGGAGAGTGTAGGGCCTACCTCAGATGAACAg GAAATAAATGACAAAGTGGTTGATGCACCTATAAGAGCATCTACCTCAACCCAGAGGACTACAACAATATCCTCAGTGACTACAAAAGGAACGCAAGAAGTTACAATCTTGCTAACCTCAGAAGGAAATGTCTTGAAGGATGAAGTGGGGTTAAAATTCTTTCACTTTATTTTTCATCTTGCTGAACAATTATTCGGAAATACCATTCAAATAGATTGGAGGAAGCAATCCGATGCTAAGAAAGACGAACTCTTTAAAGATGTCATAACAGCATTTGGAAATCCTGGTTTCAATAAAGAAATTATTGTAGATATTGCACGAAAATACATGCACTCTAAACGAGACAATTTAAGGTCAAAGCTAACAAAAGACTTGAGATATCCACATCCAGCTTGGATCACAGACCAAGTGACATGGGAAGAACTTATGAAAGATGCCAAATTTAAGAGGAAGGTCTAG
- the LOC131056553 gene encoding uncharacterized protein LOC131056553 isoform X2 → MGATDSSMGDPLILNSLMDMLKNGQGQQITMMVHEAISKVAPSCVNLVGMKDLAVPSNTSTIMEEDVSRITPTNTDVPNVGSVRVLPPTSEQVSLRSLIDSQSRILRLLPDTPENIPIRQEISEQIQLWERALLESVGPTSDEQVHHFQKEASEEDLKYALLHGSQGLRQHMLDRGEKLVSGHESEEAQQSKSSGSEHEEELEDHDELFVAHNDSTVIPETREETILEFQQVGDNNNEEGVQCDEQSTPTIRKVPRRKRTKSKRMDRNK, encoded by the exons ATGGGTGCGACCGATTCTTCTATGGGGGATCCTTTGATCTTAAATTCTTTGATGGATATGTTAAAAAATGGACAAGGGCAACAAATTACTATGATGGTGCATGAG GCCATCTCGAAAGTAGCTCCATCTTGTGTAAATCTTGTTGGCATGAAGGATCTAGCTGTGCCCTCCAATACATCTACTATTATGGAAGAG GATGTCTCAAGGATTACTCCAACAAACACTGATGTTCCTAATGTGGGTTCAGTTAGAGTTCTCCCACCAACATCCGAACAAGTTTCCTTGAGGAGTCTCATAGATTCCCAATCAAGAATACTAAGGCTCCTACCAGATACTCCTGAAAATATTCCAATCAGACAAGAAATAAGTGAACAAATTCAGTTATGGGAAAGGGCATTATTGGAGAGTGTAGGGCCTACCTCAGATGAACAg GTTCACCATTTTCAAAAGGAAGCTTCAGAGGAGGACCTAAAATATGCTTTATTACATGGTTCCCAAGGCTTACGACAACATATGCTAGATCGAGGGGAGAAATTAGTGAGTGGTCACGAATCTGAG GAAGCCCAACAATCAAAGTCATCAGGTAGTGAGCATGAAGAGGAGCTAGAGGATCATGATGAATTGTTTGTTGCACACAATGATTCGACTGTCATTCCTGAAACTCGAGAGGAAACCATCCTTGAATTTCAGCAAGTGGGAGACAACAATAATGAGGAGGGTGTTCAATGTGATGAACAATCCACACCCACAATCAGAAAAGTGCCTCGTAGAAAGAGGACAAAAAGCAAGAGGATGGATAGAAACAAATGA
- the LOC131056553 gene encoding uncharacterized protein LOC131056553 isoform X3: MGATDSSMGDPLILNSLMDMLKNGQGQQITMMVHEAISKVAPSCVNLVGMKDLAVPSNTSTIMEEDVSRITPTNTDVPNVGSVRVLPPTSEQVSLRSLIDSQSRILRLLPDTPENIPIRQEISEQIQLWERALLESVGPTSDEQVHHFQKEASEEDLKYALLHGSQGLRQHMLDRGEKLEAQQSKSSGSEHEEELEDHDELFVAHNDSTVIPETREETILEFQQVGDNNNEEGVQCDEQSTPTIRKVPRRKRTKSKRMDRNK; encoded by the exons ATGGGTGCGACCGATTCTTCTATGGGGGATCCTTTGATCTTAAATTCTTTGATGGATATGTTAAAAAATGGACAAGGGCAACAAATTACTATGATGGTGCATGAG GCCATCTCGAAAGTAGCTCCATCTTGTGTAAATCTTGTTGGCATGAAGGATCTAGCTGTGCCCTCCAATACATCTACTATTATGGAAGAG GATGTCTCAAGGATTACTCCAACAAACACTGATGTTCCTAATGTGGGTTCAGTTAGAGTTCTCCCACCAACATCCGAACAAGTTTCCTTGAGGAGTCTCATAGATTCCCAATCAAGAATACTAAGGCTCCTACCAGATACTCCTGAAAATATTCCAATCAGACAAGAAATAAGTGAACAAATTCAGTTATGGGAAAGGGCATTATTGGAGAGTGTAGGGCCTACCTCAGATGAACAg GTTCACCATTTTCAAAAGGAAGCTTCAGAGGAGGACCTAAAATATGCTTTATTACATGGTTCCCAAGGCTTACGACAACATATGCTAGATCGAGGGGAGAAATTA GAAGCCCAACAATCAAAGTCATCAGGTAGTGAGCATGAAGAGGAGCTAGAGGATCATGATGAATTGTTTGTTGCACACAATGATTCGACTGTCATTCCTGAAACTCGAGAGGAAACCATCCTTGAATTTCAGCAAGTGGGAGACAACAATAATGAGGAGGGTGTTCAATGTGATGAACAATCCACACCCACAATCAGAAAAGTGCCTCGTAGAAAGAGGACAAAAAGCAAGAGGATGGATAGAAACAAATGA